Proteins co-encoded in one Coxiella burnetii genomic window:
- a CDS encoding ribonucleotide-diphosphate reductase subunit beta — protein MQTHQEISSLLDWDDYNDPEAIKAAPEKKFSPKNEKSDEEETGGGTTVQSGATGLEQLEMGAARIRVDDKKIINCHADLNQLVPFKYTWAWQKYLSGCANHWMPNEINMTADIALWKDPNGLTADERTIVKRSLGFFSTADSLVANNLVLAIYRHITNPECRQYLLRQAFEEALHTHAYQYIIESLGLDEAEVFNMYRELPAVSKKAVWALPYTQSLADPNFKTGTPEDDRRLLRDLIAFYVVFEGLFFYVGFTQILAMGRRGKMTGTSEQFQYILRDESMHVNFGIDVINQIKIENPHLWNKNFQKEVIEMILEGVELEYQYAKDTMPRGILGLNANMFKDYLQYIANRRCAQIGLPEQFPGAKNTFPWMSEMMDLKKEKNFFETRVIEYQAGGTLKWDE, from the coding sequence ATGCAAACTCATCAAGAAATAAGCAGCTTACTCGATTGGGATGATTACAATGACCCCGAGGCCATTAAAGCTGCGCCCGAAAAAAAATTCTCCCCAAAAAACGAAAAATCCGATGAGGAGGAAACCGGTGGCGGTACAACCGTGCAAAGTGGCGCTACAGGCTTAGAACAGCTCGAAATGGGCGCTGCCCGCATTCGCGTTGACGACAAAAAAATTATTAATTGTCACGCCGACCTTAACCAACTAGTCCCTTTTAAATACACCTGGGCGTGGCAAAAATACTTATCCGGCTGCGCCAATCATTGGATGCCCAACGAAATTAACATGACTGCAGACATCGCCCTTTGGAAGGACCCAAACGGCTTAACTGCCGACGAACGAACCATCGTAAAACGCAGCCTCGGTTTCTTTTCGACTGCCGACTCATTAGTCGCTAATAATTTAGTGCTCGCGATTTATCGGCATATCACTAATCCCGAATGCCGCCAATATTTACTGCGCCAAGCGTTTGAAGAAGCCCTACACACACACGCTTACCAATACATTATCGAGAGTCTCGGATTGGATGAAGCGGAAGTTTTTAATATGTATCGCGAACTACCCGCGGTTTCCAAAAAAGCTGTATGGGCATTACCTTATACCCAAAGTTTGGCCGACCCCAATTTTAAAACTGGAACGCCGGAAGACGACCGCCGTTTATTACGCGATTTAATCGCCTTCTATGTGGTTTTTGAAGGGTTATTCTTTTACGTGGGATTCACACAAATCCTCGCCATGGGCCGCCGTGGTAAAATGACAGGAACTTCTGAACAATTTCAATATATTTTGCGCGATGAATCCATGCACGTAAATTTCGGCATCGATGTAATTAATCAAATTAAAATTGAAAATCCGCATTTATGGAACAAGAATTTTCAAAAAGAAGTGATTGAGATGATTCTTGAAGGCGTCGAACTGGAATACCAATACGCAAAAGACACTATGCCTCGCGGCATTTTAGGCTTAAACGCCAACATGTTTAAAGATTATTTGCAATACATTGCCAATCGGCGTTGTGCACAAATCGGCTTACCGGAGCAATTCCCCGGCGCGAAAAACACATTCCCATGGATGAGTGAAATGATGGATCTCAAAAAAGAAAAGAATTTCTTTGAAACCCGCGTCATTGAATACCAGGCGGGGGGCACGCTCAAATGGGATGAATAA